The window CTGTCTCGGTCGTCTTATTTCGGTGACAGTTTCTACGGTAGCACGGGTAtctgtttacctatgaatttgatatctaTAGATGTCAATGGTTGGCAATATTCGTTCGCTATATTCGCTGTATTAAATGCGATCATTCTCACTCTGATAATGATGTCGTACGTGCAGATGTACAAGTATGTATCCGGAAGCAGGTCCGGTTCGGGACGAGCTGATCCTACAGAACTCGTTCTAGCTCGACGCAGTTTGGTAATCAAtttgtgtaatttattttgctggttacCGTTAATAATCGTTCAATTCTGCGCCGTATTCTCGGTCGAGATACCGAACCAGGTCGCCGCTTGGCTTGCCGTTCTTTTCTTGCCGATTAACTCAACACTGAACCCACTTCTTTACACTATTCTAACTATTGATATGAAATCCATACGAGCTcgaaataaacgcagaaaacAACAACCAATCAAATGATGACGAAaacataatgataataattcattttcgataaatGCGCAGCTTTAAGGATAATTGTTGCATTTGAACAGATAACAATAAGACATTTTACATACATCTTACgatattttcaatacatttacTATAACCATTACCAATACAGTTACCAATACCATTACCACCATTACCATTGCCATTACCAATATCAATACCAGTGGCATTAAAGAAACTGGCGTTATAACGTTATTTGTGTTTGACTGTATTTTCAACAAATACATCCTCCTCGCGTATTTCATGAATGTCGTGTTTGAAGGTTAAAGTGAGTATGTAATCACCAGTATGTGACGTCACTTACTGGTGTAGCTCGGTACCT is drawn from Tubulanus polymorphus chromosome 10, tnTubPoly1.2, whole genome shotgun sequence and contains these coding sequences:
- the LOC141912231 gene encoding G-protein coupled receptor GRL101-like; this translates as MTIESPDALMFVPTECDGSILVSPETQNKSSDILIINIALCDFLMSVYLFLIAGTDYVYNGVYFLNSETWTRSSLCSVAGIVVTISCEGSLTFLLLLTRFRYSNILNPLSGNPLLSSKIVLILSCLCWIFLSLIAFLPLSRSSYFGDSFYGSTGICLPMNLISIDVNGWQYSFAIFAVLNAIILTLIMMSYVQMYKYVSGSRSGSGRADPTELVLARRSLVINLCNLFCWLPLIIVQFCAVFSVEIPNQVAAWLAVLFLPINSTLNPLLYTILTIDMKSIRARNKRRKQQPIK